Proteins from one Leptonema illini DSM 21528 genomic window:
- a CDS encoding transposase: MGKRGQHYDDSFRRMAVDRWIRGGKTSKEVADDLGISVNSLRAWKALYLSEPGGPQQQNLQEEVNRLKKEVMELQEERDILKKSVAIFLKPRK; encoded by the coding sequence ATGGGCAAAAGAGGCCAGCATTACGATGATAGCTTTCGCAGAATGGCGGTGGATCGGTGGATTCGCGGCGGCAAAACCAGCAAGGAAGTAGCCGACGATCTTGGAATCTCTGTCAATTCCTTGAGAGCATGGAAAGCGCTGTATCTATCAGAACCGGGTGGACCCCAGCAGCAAAACCTGCAAGAGGAAGTTAATCGTTTAAAAAAGGAAGTCATGGAGCTACAGGAGGAGCGCGATATTCTAAAAAAGTCCGTTGCCATCTTCTTGAAACCCCGAAAATGA
- a CDS encoding IS3 family transposase, with protein MKFAWIQENRSEFSVRKMCRVLDVSESGFYESQIRPPSQRSTEDARIVEAIRVIADETFGTYGSPRVTPELHNTGMKVNRKRVERLMRENDISARNPRVFRVKTTDSNHELPVSPDLVQRNFEPGALDRIWVTDITYIETTGGFAYLTTFMDLGNREIVGWKLSDNMRSESIVAALRQALNRRGQNTKGLIIHSDRGVQYASKEYRDVLKGKKISQSMSRKGNCWDNAVQESFFHTLKTECLYRIGFFPNFEDLRRILFDYIEVFYNRRRRHSALGYLSPVAYAQQIA; from the coding sequence ATGAAATTCGCCTGGATACAGGAGAATCGCTCCGAGTTTTCGGTAAGGAAGATGTGCCGTGTGCTTGATGTATCGGAGAGCGGCTTTTATGAATCACAGATTCGACCTCCTTCACAGCGCTCAACAGAAGATGCTCGAATTGTGGAAGCAATCAGAGTGATCGCTGATGAAACGTTTGGTACCTATGGCAGTCCTCGCGTGACTCCGGAGCTCCATAATACAGGCATGAAAGTTAACCGAAAGCGGGTGGAAAGGCTGATGAGGGAAAACGACATTTCTGCAAGAAATCCGAGGGTTTTTCGTGTAAAGACGACGGATTCCAATCATGAATTGCCGGTTTCGCCCGATCTTGTTCAGCGAAACTTTGAGCCAGGTGCACTTGATCGAATCTGGGTAACTGATATCACCTATATCGAAACAACCGGAGGATTCGCTTACCTGACGACCTTCATGGACCTTGGAAATCGTGAAATCGTCGGCTGGAAACTTTCTGACAATATGCGATCGGAGTCGATCGTTGCCGCTTTGAGGCAGGCCTTGAATCGAAGGGGGCAGAATACCAAAGGCCTGATTATACATTCAGATCGTGGGGTACAATATGCATCGAAAGAGTATCGTGATGTATTGAAAGGTAAGAAGATAAGCCAGAGCATGAGTCGCAAAGGGAACTGCTGGGACAATGCTGTTCAGGAATCGTTCTTCCATACCTTGAAAACTGAATGTTTATACAGAATCGGGTTTTTTCCGAATTTTGAAGACCTACGAAGAATTCTGTTTGACTATATCGAAGTGTTCTACAACCGTAGAAGGAGGCATTCTGCTCTCGGGTACTTAAGCCCGGTAGCTTATGCACAGCAAATTGCATGA
- a CDS encoding glycosyl hydrolase family 18 protein → MRFVIIMLSSSLATPVALKADIWNYVGFEDLPSSSQSIRDGIKESAVLAMIGTVMRRDGTLQSVGVPTIIGRPGKRPRVYPLVAFPDRETGESVLRSARHRETAVRSLLFLAESYDGLHLDFEHLGGEDLEYLEMLLLELYPEMTARKKTLSLAVLPGNFPSSQREFHDLSRIGPLADEFVLMTYDYHRPSTEPGPVTDVHLAESAIQLAMKHVRADKIWLGVPTYGYAWEIQTGRYRTLHKKSFQEFLKCRSGTVHRHRSQMLVARCPGGAVENRKAEIAFFPDEHLVREMKLLAKRYHLRGTAHWRLYSRN, encoded by the coding sequence ATGCGCTTTGTGATCATCATGTTGAGCTCCAGCCTGGCAACGCCAGTCGCTCTTAAGGCCGACATCTGGAACTATGTCGGGTTTGAGGATCTGCCTTCGTCCTCGCAATCGATCAGGGATGGCATCAAAGAATCTGCCGTCCTTGCCATGATTGGCACTGTGATGAGGCGAGATGGTACTCTCCAGTCTGTCGGAGTTCCGACCATTATAGGCCGGCCCGGAAAACGCCCCCGTGTTTATCCGCTCGTAGCCTTTCCGGACCGGGAAACGGGCGAGAGTGTGCTCAGATCCGCCCGGCACCGAGAAACAGCCGTTCGCTCGCTGCTGTTCCTTGCTGAGAGCTACGACGGGCTTCATCTGGATTTTGAACACCTTGGCGGTGAGGATCTTGAATATCTTGAGATGTTATTGCTGGAGCTCTATCCTGAGATGACAGCCAGAAAAAAGACTCTTTCCCTTGCTGTGCTTCCCGGGAACTTTCCCTCGTCTCAGAGAGAGTTCCACGACCTTTCTCGAATCGGACCGCTGGCGGATGAATTCGTCTTGATGACGTATGACTATCACCGCCCGTCTACGGAACCCGGCCCCGTTACCGATGTCCATCTGGCCGAGTCGGCGATTCAGCTGGCGATGAAGCATGTCCGGGCAGACAAAATTTGGCTCGGAGTTCCGACCTATGGTTATGCCTGGGAAATCCAAACCGGCCGCTATAGAACTCTCCATAAGAAATCATTCCAGGAATTCCTGAAATGCCGCTCCGGCACTGTTCACCGGCACCGCTCCCAGATGCTCGTGGCCCGCTGTCCGGGTGGCGCAGTCGAGAACAGAAAAGCTGAGATCGCCTTCTTTCCGGATGAACACCTCGTGCGTGAGATGAAACTCCTGGCAAAACGATACCATTTGCGCGGGACGGCTCACTGGAGGCTGTATTCCCGCAATTAA
- a CDS encoding exodeoxyribonuclease V subunit gamma — protein sequence MPGIRIYLSHPLQELADRWIADTSDDLKGADLFHPLRVIVPNRNMKRWLQMYMARKGIVAAHIRFQYVEDGIRSLLEGIAGEYNPQVLRPLDLQGRILHLLLQDLKSDSPLWPLLTQRESHSAREGSGEESLRIFQLSQRMTDLFTNYEYHRVGTLEDWREIDSDLTLDVFADSKFDDSLAADGLFEEQRKLYRAATVEYGKDEQKLNLSVLHADRVPVSEYARRVLKGDVKKGEAPTVYLFGLSLLSRYHISLIRHLSDHYSFRAYLPDLVPGLFKRSANENDEQWSPIEFTAEFRPENDLFAGWKKSFAELLGLLETAFRGRIEWYGRNSDRTYPLGRFHDALLKGSIHPITDRIHIGCCPGERREVETVYQCILQAMRDDPTLELTDIAVLVPDMEHYRPYILDVFERDRTATDRPLIPYNLSDYSAARESHFASGVRALFQLIRGDFTRSEVFELLYNPCCQHAIGIDRETVAEWLRLFDDAGIRRFFDAADRSAQVGTPTDGERSDAFTFLRGLRSLYLGMFLEPDDLLSDGLRPHSLFLVDRTALLKLIDFVQRLYQWQQELKREFTGRERFDKTMEFIDGFLSIPASNNEEQEVRDHMESELRLYDLRLFKDFTLLEQAMLASLTGIAGGRGHYLAGGVTVCSLQPMRPVPFRHIYIAGLGEGQFPPREDRSTLNLLSRDPSVSAGGLPHSNIATGEKARLLLYETLLSATDRIVLLYNGRDTTRDRELLPCSPLNELISYLKKADSPKTEDLVERLPLKLYSRQYTGRNSYLFCNLSRPDIRLLNLSSIRTPPPPSPSLAAGTKVDQPLATDIQIAHLISFLRHPVEAVIKRQMRLYDSRIEDDSLHDDEPFHITDEEIWGMSSLVIERALMLMSEGTSNSAGTAINDAVSSIQGEFADRLPVPPYDEIALKKYRSPDFIELLEMAGPILHSHPFRRIRLADESAVQVNVKGRSIRLTGEIPFLSYADGHATILHVTDRNFTNRVLFPLLFQLLVLERTRSFRWHSFTICIIAIKNGKTQLLQYANNPERTLRSTYIEDLLDEYLAGDLNYLPLRLDLLSKDMWKSDFFDTAVGDAIRRRLEDEALESEVDFMDLLRVIPPKIDDDILSRMRKRWEPIVTLSIPVDDGSSRKGKSTDKTAEKQSRTQSKKQAEKRPAKSSKKQSKKGSKS from the coding sequence ATGCCAGGCATTCGTATTTATTTATCCCATCCGCTTCAGGAGCTGGCAGATCGTTGGATCGCAGATACGAGCGACGATCTGAAAGGGGCCGACTTATTTCATCCGCTGCGGGTCATCGTCCCGAATCGGAATATGAAGCGCTGGTTGCAGATGTATATGGCCCGAAAGGGAATCGTGGCCGCCCATATCCGATTCCAGTATGTGGAAGATGGAATTCGGTCCTTGCTGGAAGGGATCGCCGGCGAGTATAACCCACAGGTATTGCGTCCGCTTGATCTTCAGGGAAGAATCCTGCATCTATTGCTGCAAGATCTGAAGTCTGATTCTCCGCTGTGGCCTCTATTAACACAGAGAGAGTCTCACTCCGCCAGGGAAGGTTCCGGCGAGGAATCGCTGCGGATCTTTCAGCTTTCTCAGCGAATGACGGATCTATTCACGAACTATGAATACCATCGGGTGGGCACTCTTGAAGATTGGAGGGAAATTGACTCCGATCTTACGCTTGATGTGTTTGCAGATAGCAAATTCGATGATTCGCTTGCAGCCGACGGCCTTTTTGAGGAGCAAAGAAAGCTCTATAGAGCGGCTACCGTTGAGTATGGGAAGGACGAGCAAAAGCTCAATCTTTCTGTACTGCATGCTGATCGTGTACCCGTGTCAGAGTATGCGCGAAGGGTCCTCAAGGGAGATGTTAAGAAAGGAGAGGCTCCGACGGTCTATCTCTTCGGTCTATCACTTCTTTCGAGGTACCATATTTCTCTGATCCGGCATCTTTCCGATCATTATTCCTTTCGAGCTTATCTTCCGGATCTGGTTCCAGGGTTATTCAAGAGGTCCGCAAACGAAAATGACGAACAGTGGTCGCCGATAGAATTCACGGCGGAGTTCCGACCTGAAAACGACCTGTTCGCCGGCTGGAAGAAGTCTTTTGCTGAGCTACTCGGATTGCTTGAAACGGCTTTTCGTGGCCGCATTGAATGGTATGGTCGGAACTCCGACCGTACTTATCCTCTGGGCCGCTTTCACGATGCTCTTCTCAAAGGAAGTATACATCCCATCACTGACCGGATCCATATTGGCTGCTGCCCCGGAGAACGACGGGAGGTTGAGACAGTCTACCAGTGTATTCTACAGGCGATGAGGGATGACCCAACCCTTGAGCTGACAGACATTGCGGTGCTTGTTCCCGACATGGAGCATTATCGTCCCTATATTCTTGATGTCTTTGAGCGCGATAGAACTGCGACAGATCGTCCGCTTATACCTTACAACCTTTCTGACTACTCGGCTGCCAGAGAAAGTCACTTTGCAAGCGGTGTACGTGCACTATTCCAGCTGATCAGAGGCGATTTCACCCGAAGTGAGGTATTCGAGCTTCTCTATAATCCGTGCTGCCAGCATGCAATAGGAATTGATCGAGAAACAGTGGCCGAATGGCTGCGCCTCTTCGATGATGCTGGTATACGTCGTTTCTTCGATGCCGCTGATCGGAGTGCTCAGGTCGGAACTCCGACTGATGGAGAACGATCCGATGCCTTTACATTTCTCAGAGGACTCAGAAGCCTCTATCTCGGAATGTTCCTCGAGCCGGATGATCTCCTGAGTGATGGACTCCGCCCTCACTCCCTGTTCCTTGTCGATAGAACTGCCTTACTCAAACTCATCGATTTTGTGCAAAGGCTGTATCAGTGGCAGCAGGAATTGAAGCGGGAGTTTACAGGCAGAGAGCGTTTTGATAAAACAATGGAGTTCATTGATGGCTTTCTCTCGATTCCGGCATCGAATAATGAAGAACAGGAGGTCCGTGACCACATGGAGTCGGAACTCCGACTTTATGATCTGAGGCTTTTCAAGGATTTCACACTTCTGGAGCAGGCCATGCTCGCCTCTCTTACAGGCATCGCAGGTGGTCGTGGTCATTACCTTGCCGGAGGGGTCACCGTCTGCTCCCTTCAACCGATGCGACCGGTTCCATTCAGGCATATATACATCGCCGGCCTGGGTGAAGGTCAGTTTCCTCCCCGTGAGGATCGTTCTACCCTGAATCTGCTATCACGGGATCCCTCAGTCAGTGCCGGCGGGCTTCCACACAGCAATATAGCGACAGGAGAAAAGGCCCGGCTGCTTCTCTACGAAACCCTGCTCTCGGCGACCGATCGCATTGTTCTCCTTTATAACGGCCGAGATACGACCCGCGACAGGGAGCTTTTGCCGTGCTCTCCGCTGAATGAACTGATCTCTTATTTGAAGAAAGCGGATTCCCCCAAAACGGAGGATCTGGTTGAGCGCCTCCCGCTCAAACTTTACAGCCGTCAGTACACAGGTCGGAACTCCTACCTGTTCTGCAATCTCTCCCGACCGGATATCCGGCTGCTCAATCTATCCTCCATCAGAACCCCACCTCCCCCCAGCCCTTCCCTTGCGGCCGGAACGAAGGTCGATCAGCCTCTCGCCACGGATATCCAGATCGCCCATCTGATCTCGTTTCTGCGTCATCCCGTAGAAGCCGTTATCAAGCGCCAGATGCGTCTCTATGATAGCCGTATCGAAGATGACAGTCTTCATGACGATGAGCCTTTCCATATCACAGATGAAGAGATATGGGGGATGTCATCGCTTGTGATTGAAAGGGCTCTCATGCTCATGTCGGAGGGGACGTCGAACAGTGCCGGCACCGCGATAAACGATGCGGTTTCCTCCATTCAAGGGGAGTTTGCCGATCGTCTGCCTGTTCCCCCCTATGATGAAATTGCTCTTAAAAAGTACCGATCGCCTGACTTTATCGAGCTGCTTGAGATGGCGGGCCCGATCCTCCACAGCCATCCGTTCAGGCGAATCCGACTCGCTGACGAAAGCGCTGTGCAGGTGAACGTGAAGGGACGATCAATCCGTCTGACCGGCGAGATACCCTTTCTCTCGTATGCGGACGGGCATGCGACGATACTTCATGTGACCGACAGAAATTTCACGAACAGAGTTCTATTTCCTTTGCTGTTTCAACTTCTCGTACTCGAACGCACTCGGAGCTTCCGCTGGCATTCGTTCACGATCTGCATCATAGCCATAAAGAATGGGAAAACACAGTTATTGCAATACGCGAATAACCCTGAGCGCACACTCCGGAGCACATATATAGAGGATCTTCTCGATGAGTATCTCGCGGGAGATCTAAATTATCTTCCTCTGCGACTTGACCTCCTGAGCAAAGACATGTGGAAGTCCGATTTCTTTGACACTGCAGTTGGCGATGCAATCCGACGACGACTCGAAGATGAAGCACTTGAGTCCGAGGTAGATTTCATGGATCTTTTACGCGTCATTCCGCCAAAAATCGATGACGACATCCTCTCGCGAATGCGTAAACGCTGGGAGCCGATTGTGACGCTTTCCATTCCTGTCGATGATGGATCATCACGAAAAGGCAAATCAACTGATAAGACAGCGGAAAAGCAATCCAGAACGCAATCAAAAAAGCAAGCAGAGAAGCGACCAGCGAAATCATCAAAGAAACAGTCGAAGAAAGGATCTAAGTCATGA
- a CDS encoding UvrD-helicase domain-containing protein — translation MSMQDLNHPYDFDLSKHGWIEASAGTGKTFTIERLVVRAIVEEKIPISSILTVTFTEKATGELKDRIRGLLQNIVDGSLAEGDRQWFEEQQRKHGEQEASKTFAFVKESLDRFDEAAIFTIHGFCQSLLTEYSFELGRLLKYELVNDNDLLETLIPDALRRLPVSESHLLERLVRSEFWKVTHSGEPRLENTVRNLLRMLKGNVEPRLSSASEDSPMQIVLRMVRSIQDNLTRLKAERGWISYDDMILHVRDALCPTTDRFKDQATDRATDQKKDPDTSRKLASAIGERFRFAIIDEFQDTDALQWDIFSACFLDSGRHVSRTSDRKSDDRSPRLILVGDPKQSIYGFRGADLNAYFRAKKRFVALTEKGEAHLYRINRNFRSSPEYIQALNAIFQSEGYPWNVASGDNDLAYVLKDCPTGNRWEGTELPQGRRPMNLWRPENADGAAAIRLAHARHICNEIRFLTAGGHELCKDGKRLPVSYGDICILARSKKEATGILGHLRAAGIPASFYKQAGVFESVEALEILYVLEGLAEPARSSAVQKALLTRFFGISIELIQAMDELPVDHPFRERLQRWHELAGENRWPQLFREMMTVDELFALVHADAGGWERSLTNYEQIFHALEERALRNGLDLIGIVRQLKELIREGSLEEEETLHKQETEEQRVRVMTIHASKGLEFPIVFIYGGLTEGTNIDFFRFYEEEHPVIVPVPWFDPDKKELDRSESGLRYKELHKSFARAENARLYYVALTRAAVMCYIPTYRPNRNAGPVGTFLQDALDEAMKLSPNVFAEVRDQHQTIASISRSPIDGQSTAQLPEPVLPAHLQERKADLLSYSSIVRQRAERIDREELDHDASASEVILETSDVDVQPTSLDTIFRGAEAGNFFHEILERLDFQDDAFREEQPSDSLFSEDVYPSLSTRNRSLIRRKLDQYGYRTDSDHEGPVVLLLHRLMRTQILPGFRLCDLKPADRIHEMEFVFRYSENVAGIRGERFFTGFIDLVFRHEGRIYLLDWKTNRLPAYDRPHLDEAMRSHQYDLQYSLYARALSGWLESRGHDPVAELGGMIYLFLRGVRPGASDGIFFETASLEEVSRKLAREIGA, via the coding sequence ATGAGTATGCAAGATCTGAATCATCCCTATGATTTCGATCTGTCGAAGCATGGCTGGATCGAGGCCTCGGCGGGAACGGGGAAGACCTTTACGATTGAGAGACTGGTTGTGCGCGCCATCGTGGAAGAGAAGATCCCTATATCTTCCATCCTCACCGTTACATTTACCGAGAAGGCGACCGGAGAGCTGAAAGATCGCATCCGCGGTCTATTACAGAACATCGTCGACGGAAGCCTTGCAGAAGGCGACAGACAGTGGTTCGAGGAGCAGCAACGCAAACATGGGGAGCAGGAAGCGAGCAAAACCTTCGCTTTCGTCAAAGAGTCCCTCGATAGATTCGATGAGGCGGCCATATTTACGATTCACGGTTTCTGTCAGTCACTGTTAACCGAGTATTCGTTCGAGCTCGGACGTCTTCTCAAGTACGAGCTTGTGAACGACAACGACCTGCTTGAGACGCTCATCCCCGACGCTCTGCGCAGGCTTCCGGTTTCGGAGTCCCATCTACTGGAGCGGCTTGTCCGATCCGAGTTCTGGAAGGTTACCCATTCCGGGGAGCCCCGCCTGGAAAACACGGTGCGCAATCTGCTTCGCATGCTGAAAGGAAACGTCGAGCCGCGCCTCTCTTCTGCATCCGAGGATTCGCCGATGCAGATCGTTCTTCGCATGGTGCGCTCGATTCAGGACAATCTTACCCGTCTCAAGGCGGAGCGCGGCTGGATCAGCTACGACGATATGATCCTGCATGTGCGCGATGCGCTCTGTCCGACTACAGATCGATTTAAAGATCAAGCGACAGACCGAGCTACAGATCAAAAGAAGGACCCCGATACGAGTCGCAAACTGGCCTCTGCCATAGGCGAACGCTTCCGCTTTGCCATCATCGACGAATTTCAGGATACGGACGCTCTGCAATGGGATATCTTCAGCGCCTGCTTTCTGGACTCCGGCCGTCACGTTAGCCGAACGTCTGATCGCAAATCCGACGATCGGTCGCCCCGGTTGATTCTTGTCGGCGATCCGAAGCAATCCATCTACGGCTTTCGCGGAGCGGATCTCAACGCCTACTTTAGAGCAAAGAAGCGCTTTGTTGCGCTTACCGAAAAGGGAGAAGCCCATCTTTATCGAATCAATCGCAATTTTCGATCATCGCCGGAGTATATACAGGCCCTGAATGCCATCTTCCAGTCGGAGGGTTATCCGTGGAACGTGGCCTCTGGCGACAATGATCTGGCTTACGTTTTGAAAGATTGTCCGACAGGCAATCGATGGGAAGGCACAGAGCTACCGCAGGGGCGCCGTCCGATGAACCTCTGGAGGCCCGAAAACGCTGACGGTGCCGCTGCCATTCGATTGGCTCATGCCCGTCATATCTGTAACGAAATCCGTTTCCTCACGGCAGGCGGACATGAACTCTGCAAAGATGGGAAGCGTCTGCCCGTGAGCTACGGCGACATCTGCATACTGGCCCGTTCAAAAAAAGAGGCCACAGGAATTCTCGGACATCTTCGCGCAGCGGGCATACCGGCCTCTTTCTATAAACAGGCCGGCGTATTTGAATCCGTCGAAGCGCTTGAGATTCTCTACGTGCTTGAGGGGCTTGCCGAACCGGCTCGCTCATCGGCAGTGCAGAAGGCGCTCCTCACCCGATTTTTTGGCATCTCTATAGAGCTGATCCAGGCGATGGATGAATTACCGGTCGACCATCCCTTTCGCGAGCGCCTGCAGCGCTGGCATGAGCTTGCCGGCGAGAATCGATGGCCGCAGCTTTTTCGCGAGATGATGACGGTCGACGAGTTATTCGCACTCGTACATGCCGATGCCGGAGGCTGGGAACGCAGCCTCACGAACTATGAGCAGATCTTTCATGCTCTCGAAGAACGGGCCCTTCGTAACGGCCTTGATCTGATCGGAATCGTGAGACAGCTGAAAGAATTGATACGCGAAGGATCTCTCGAAGAAGAAGAGACGCTGCACAAACAGGAAACCGAAGAGCAACGTGTGCGTGTCATGACCATCCATGCAAGCAAGGGCCTTGAGTTTCCGATCGTCTTTATCTATGGCGGCCTCACAGAAGGCACGAACATTGACTTCTTTCGCTTCTATGAAGAGGAGCATCCCGTTATCGTGCCTGTTCCATGGTTTGATCCCGATAAAAAGGAGCTCGACCGATCCGAATCGGGACTCCGCTATAAAGAGCTACATAAATCGTTTGCCCGGGCCGAGAATGCGCGACTCTACTATGTGGCGCTCACAAGAGCGGCGGTGATGTGCTATATACCGACCTATCGACCCAATCGCAATGCAGGCCCTGTCGGGACCTTCTTACAGGATGCCCTTGACGAAGCGATGAAACTCAGTCCAAACGTTTTTGCAGAAGTGAGAGACCAGCACCAGACGATAGCGTCCATAAGCCGGAGCCCTATCGACGGACAGAGCACGGCGCAGTTGCCGGAGCCTGTATTGCCGGCGCATCTACAGGAAAGAAAGGCCGATCTCCTCTCATATTCGTCAATTGTTCGACAGCGCGCGGAGCGCATTGATCGCGAAGAGCTTGACCATGACGCTTCTGCCTCTGAGGTTATCCTTGAGACCTCTGATGTCGATGTTCAGCCGACATCTCTCGACACGATCTTTCGCGGAGCGGAAGCCGGTAACTTCTTCCATGAAATACTGGAAAGGCTGGATTTCCAGGATGATGCCTTTCGCGAAGAGCAGCCCTCAGACTCCCTTTTCTCTGAAGATGTTTATCCGTCGCTCTCTACCCGCAATCGCTCGCTTATCCGACGCAAACTTGATCAATATGGCTACCGGACCGATTCAGATCACGAAGGTCCGGTTGTGCTGCTTTTGCACAGGCTCATGCGCACGCAGATCCTGCCCGGCTTCCGACTGTGCGATCTGAAACCGGCCGATCGTATCCATGAGATGGAGTTCGTATTCCGATATTCTGAGAATGTCGCCGGCATAAGAGGTGAGAGGTTCTTTACTGGCTTCATCGACCTGGTCTTTCGACATGAGGGGCGCATCTATCTGCTTGACTGGAAAACCAACCGTCTGCCTGCCTATGATCGTCCCCATCTTGACGAGGCCATGCGATCGCATCAGTATGATCTGCAGTATTCCCTCTATGCGCGGGCTCTGAGCGGATGGCTTGAGTCTCGCGGCCATGATCCGGTGGCGGAGTTAGGCGGGATGATCTATCTGTTTCTTCGCGGCGTCAGGCCCGGAGCTTCGGACGGTATCTTCTTCGAGACGGCAAGCCTCGAAGAGGTTAGCAGAAAGCTTGCCCGGGAGATCGGAGCATGA